In Capsicum annuum cultivar UCD-10X-F1 chromosome 8, UCD10Xv1.1, whole genome shotgun sequence, the genomic window AAGAAAATCGTTATGAAAATTTTCTCACAAAAATAAGATCTTTAACCAAGAAAAAGTTATACTCTCCAAATAATTATCTGGAGAGTCAAATTGTTGTACCACGGGATAGATGGAATGCAATAAATATCTAATGAGCTTCATATGTTGAAGACGAAAAGATCTTCACTAGTTGATGATTTATGGAATATCAGAATTCATGCACAGTGAAGGCTGGGaaatatttttgtgtattgatgatCCATGTTATGAATATTTGCAGGAAGAATTGTAATAGGATTATATGGGCAAGTTGTACCAAAAACTGTTGGTGCGTctttatccatcttttttccGTAATTTGCTCTCGTTTTCAGTTTATTCTGTACTTCCGTTCATGTTGCATAATGCCTGCTATATTACTTCTGTGCAGAGAATTTCAGGGCATTGTGCACAGgtacttttatatttataactGGCACTGTTTTGTGCCTTCTTACACGCTCTTACATATACACATAcctataaatatacatatacatatatgtctCTGTGTGTGTATGTCACATGATTTTTAAGCGTAGATTTGACTGCCAATTGCTGCACTTATTGTCGTTGACTCAGGGGAAATGGGCAAGACTGCTGATGGAGTATCTCTTCACTACAAGGGAAAGCCATTTCATCGTATAATACCAGGATTCATGAttcaaggtggagatattgtgtCTGGTAACGGAAGGGGAAACATTTCCATTTATGGAGGTCCCTTTCCTGACGAGAATCTCAAGATAAAGCATTCTCATGCAGGTATGGAATCATCACTTGATTGCTTTACTTAAGATTAAAAATAGGGGCCGGGCGGGCAGTGAAGGCTCATTTAGTAGACATCGAGCGAGTTGCAAGCATCTGATTCTCTCTAGAGGAAAACCAAAGACAAATTTAATTGCATTCACGTATATGTATACATCTATAAGCATCCTTGACTTTTGCAGGTGTTGTATCCATGGTGAACTCAGGACGCAACTCCAATGGTTGTCAGTTCTTTATACCAACAGTGAAGGCAAGCTGGTAAGATTTCAAAATGACCGTATTTGAAATTACCTTGTATGTATTAAATCCAGAATACTTGTCAATACTATTGACTCAGACACAAAAGGTTTTAGCAAATGCCTATTGGGTGTACTCTCCATTCATAAATAATTTAGCGAAGTATATTGGACCTTTGTGAGCTCGTTTATCTTTTCTAATTTATGGATTCATAGTACTGTTTTCGTGGTTCTAGTAAGAGTTGTCTGATTCTAGTCGTTTCTTCCTTAGCAACTGTCTACAGATTAGGTAAAATGACACAACTAGCAATATATACTTCCCCAATAATTTGAAGCATGTCTACGACTGagattatttttctagatagTGGAGATACTTACTTCAGCCCTTCATTGTTgctaattattagtaataaattagTCTTACGTTTCTCAAAGAAAACAATTATTTTGTCAAAACGATATCCCAGTTGGTTTTATCCTGCATTTGTTTATGGAAGAATCACATAGCTTGAATGTTCCGAAATTTCTCATACTAACGCCACAGTTACAAGCAGGTTGGACGGGGAGCATGTTGTATTCGGCAAAGTTATTGAAGGTATGGACACAGTATATGCAATAGAGGGTGGAGCAGGAACTTACAGCGGAAAACCTAGAAAAAAGGTGATTATTGCGGACTCCGGCGAAATACCCAAGAACAAGTGGGATGAAGACAGCCAGAGTTCAACTTCATAAACATCGTCAAAGTTTTGAAGTTACTAACCAGCCTTGTATACATTCGACGCGTATTTTCTTGTGTATTTACAAGCTTAATTTATGTGGTGGTAATTATGAGGTCCTGTTCGATTTCATTAACCTTACGGATAAGAGTGTTTTTTATTCCTAGAACTGGCTGTGAATTACGGATAAGAGTGTTTTTTATTCCTAGAACTGGCTGTGAATATTTTTGGTTTTGTAGAGGAATTGAACTGAGCCTATGCTTTTTCTTTACATTCTGTTTAGCTTGCTGGTTTTATTCACCATGGCATTCTGCCAAAGTACCTTGAGGCTCTTGTTTAGGAGCAGAAATAGTCACCGTGAATAATATTGGATTGAGACAGGTTTAAGTAGAGCTGACATGGATAGTGATGATTCATATAGTCGATCCTGACTTACTTGAATTGAGCCATACTTATTGTTTTATTTACctattaggggtcgtttggtagagtgtataagaataatgcaaaatatggtgtattagtaatgtttgtgttagttatgcttgtatatatatgttggaaaggatgcggaaaattttttgaggggtaatagggtctttaagcatgttaatgcatgcattagatccattacattactaatgccatggattttgaggaattagtaatacacacctcaatacacaatagagtgcattagttatacatagggtaaaaaggtataccaaacaaggtactactaatacacattaaattaatgcatgcattaacatttcaatacactctaccaaacgaccccttagtgagGAAATGAAggtcttatttttcttcttgtcCAGCATCAAGAAAGTTGAAACTGCCTGGACCACATTATCTCTTTGTGAGAATGAAACAATATTCTTCACGAAATTGTTTTCGGAGGACTGAAATTGACACCTTTTATTCTGGGGGTGAGTGGGCTCTCAAGAATTTGGGGTGGAGCCCGGTAGGGTCGATGGGGTTCACTTGAATTTTCTTtggtaaaaaattatataatttatacattgtaaaaattatttttcatgtattactACTTTATATTTTAAACTCTCTTAGTGAAAAATTTTAGTTCGATCATCAATCTAAATACTATGCTAATGAATTGTCATTATTCACTGATTTGCTAATAGAAAACATCTATTATGTCTTATCATGAATTACTTTTGAGCTCTTATCTCGCAATCCCTTCATGAGGATCAAtcaacttttttccttttctctgaaattttcaaaaagtGGTACGTACtagtttcttttgttttctttatgtacCTGAATCAATTATTAACCATCTCAAAATTATGTACAATTTCGAAGACTAAGCATATGGCTTAGTAATTTGGTATCATGTGCTTATTCCACTAAACCAAGTGCAATTGTCGGAatttaataagtataaataacataaataacaattttttgaaaagtaattacattctctcccacttttttaattattttacgttcttttcctattaatatacataacataaccgacatatacataatattctatgtatatattgagatttttgtaatatgtttagggagttgggattttttgtaatattaaaaacataaattgtgtatttgtgtaatttttagattaaatATTTCTTTGAACTGTCATAATCTAACTAACACCCAATTGACAAAAATGCCCTAATTAATGAGAATATTGAACTTTAGTCTAACTAATGCAAAAGAAAAATCTATGTCAACAACAAAAATGCTCTTAATTTTGTCTTTGTGAATTATGCAAGCATATTCAACATAAGGATCGGATAATAGATAAAATATGCTaatgattaataaaaaaataataagtatgaTAACTTAGTTAAATATGATCCAAATAAATGAGTAAATGTAAAAATTTCACATAGTAAATGACTTGCATCAGTACATTTCTAATTGATTGGTTGTTTTTTTCCTTTCGAggaattttatttatcaaaattataagtagagttttatatgtttttttgatttttcattcattAGCATATATTTTTCGAATGTAGGATAATTTAAAAATAGACAATATTTCGTattccctccatcccattttatccgtcataaatttcctaatttgatgtcccattttacttgttcttttttacttatcaaaacaatataatttttttttcatgttaccctctgcattaattattttttttttaaattaaaatataaacatcatttaataggaagtattatggtaaactagttatgttattaattatttttttaattaatatgtcatctcaatttgagacagAGAGAGTTGCTTAAATCTATTTGTGAATATCTAAACATTTATGAGATATTGCAAATGAATGTTTAAAGCTCGTTATTTGAGATATGTGGAAGGAAGCACTACAACTATACTCCTTAAATTAGTGAGTCAATAAATTTAAATAGgagcagttttttttttttattattaattattttgtaaggaGCTGGTTATGattatgaatcttgaattattacAAGAGAAATGAGGAAATACTTGTCCAGGTCCAGCAGTGAGATAACCTTACACTGGCACGTTGCTCTGATCAATCTCCCCGTATAGAATAACACCAAATTGTCTCACGTGGCTAGCTCGCACCACCGACCAAACATCGTCATCATCGTCATCTGCACCACCCATGTACTCCCCTAACCCCACCCCCCACTCCTTCACTTCTTTCTTCTCCAAATCCTAataccccacccacccacccaccccaaGATTCTTGACTTTTCCACCATGGAAACCAGTGAAGACCCAAACAAGCTTGCTTCAACTCTCCTTGACCCAACAACAACCCaaccccttctttccaaatcttacCCTGTTGATGATTCCATAACACCCCATCGTTACCCTGGCCAGTCTTCTTTAGACCCTGATGACCAAACTCAGTTCCTTCAGATCTCTTACAACTTTGGACCAAGACCCTTTAAGGACCTTCCTTGTCTTATCCTCTTTGCTCTTCTTGTTCTTGCCACTTTTGGTTTTGGCATCTTTGCTTCTGTTCATAGAAATCCTCATCACTCCCAAGTTTCCTCTTTTACCTACAATTTCACCTCATCTTCTTGTAATCTTGGGAGTTCTAGTTTGAGTGAGAGTGAGAGTGACTTTTTTGCACTTTACTCCTTTGATTCTAGCTTCTTGAAGAGTTTGATATGGACCCTTGTAGTGACTTTTATTCTCAGCATACCCTTTGTGCTCTTTGTGCTTTTCTTGCTTAAGCGCTACACAAAGCAGATAGTTTATGCTTCACTTCCTTTCTTTGTAATTGTACCTGTTTTCCTTGATATTTACTGGTTTGTTGCTTGTACTGTGAGCTCCAAATGTAGTGAGGATTTCCCTTTGGCTTATAGGATTCTGGTGCTTGTTTTTGTGCTGCTGTTAATTGGTCTTCTTGTTTGGATTTTCATAGCGAATTGGCATAGGATTGAGTTGACTGTTAAGATTATTGGGGTTgcttctttttccctttcaaggaATTTGGGGTTGTTTGGAGTGCTTCCAGCATTGACTTTGGCACTGTTAGCATATTATGCtcccattgttgttttcttggtGTTTGCTAGGTTTAATGGAGAAGTGGTACCCAAGGAAAAGAATGGGGAGTACTATTGTGTATGGAAACAGGATAGTTGGGTTCCTGCTTACTATACATTTGCCATTCTAACAATGCTTTGGTCTGCCACAGCAATGATTGAGGCACATGTTTATGTCATAAGTGGAACAATTGCACAGTGGTACTTCTCCAAGGATGAATCAGGTCCCAAAAGGTCTATGAGAAGTGCTTTGAGGTGAGTTCATAATCTTAACATGATTGTGTAGTGCCTATCGATATGAGCTTATTCTTTTGCAATTAATTATCTATGCGGATGATACCAGACAAGTAGAAGTTGTAGAGAGCACCTTATATGTCCTCCTTCTTGCATGTATGGCTGTTTTTCTGTTATGCTGTCTACACGTCAACTGATTCCATGTTATGATTCTGTTTATTCCCTTTGGCATAGGAATAAAGCCTCAATAACTAGTGACAGTAGTCGTTGTGTTGCATTGACTAGGTGGTCCTAGACTAACTGGAACTCAGCCATTTGacttgttcatgctctcaattttactcagttatcagtatgatTCAGTGCCAAATAATGCATCAggagggaaaaaaagaagaatataggAAAAACATGTACCATAGGGCTTTGGTTCAGCGGCAAAGTTAGTATTATGTTGGATGTGTGTTAGTCCATGTCACTATTTCAAATCGCGCTAGCGAACCAAGTCTGGTGTTTAAGCGGAGAAAGGGTCCAAATAGTGGATATcttaattatcaaaaaaaaaaaagaacctacAACTATTGTTCCCCGGTGTAACTAAATCCAATTTACAATCTCTCGGTTTAACTGTGTTATGATTATGAATTTTCTCTTCTGTAATTAAACAATATGAAATGAGAGTTAAGAGAGAAAGGAGAGGAAGAAGCATACACTAGGGATTGGCATTTAGCCCCTACTGGTTTACCCTAGTTAGAGATGAGTTAATCAACACAAATACGATGAGGTCCTGTTGTGTATACTATTTGCTAACATTTGTTAATTAACGAAATCAACAAAAGTGTCGATCAAAATCTTGAACAATGAAGCACTCTAGAGAGTAAGGATTTTAGGATAAGTAAAAGTAAGACTGAATATATGCACTGCAAGGATTTTAGGATAAGTAAAGGTAAGACTGAATATATGCACTGCAAATAAGTCAGCAAAAGAAGAGTGAAGTTGAGGTGGATTAGACAGATTGTGGTGCCTAAATGTAATCAATTCAAATATGTAGGTTCGTTGTTCCAGGAAATGTAATAATAGACGAAGAtgtacatataaaataaaaaacgAGTGGTGTAGAAGTACTACCAAGGTTTTATGTGATAGAAGGATGCCTACCAAAATGAAACGTAAGCTGTAAGACAATCAATGTTGTACGAGTGCCGCGGATATGCAAGTGCTAGGATGGATGTGTCACCGTTAAGGATTAGACTAGATAAAAGAGAGATTCCTTTAGATGTTTGGTCATGTCTTGCGCGACCACCACACACACTTAGTTGTGAAACCATGGTAAATGAAGGTTTTAAAATAGGGGGAAGGTACGGCTAAAATTACGTGGGATTAAGTTGTCCTGTAAGACCTACAATCCCATGAAATATGGGCAAATTTACGAAAGATGGGCAGTACAGATGGAAAAGATCTGTATAGGCAATAaccactttgtgggactacactgggtatgttgttgtaggcGATACCAATTAGTTGGAAACATGTCCTAATCATGTTGGTACGTTTACTTTAGGTCGTATGCATTTTATGAGTACTTTATACCTTATTGATATGTTTTTTAGTTTATAATGTTGTCTTGAGATTAATTTAGATGGAGAAACCttgttcaaaaagaaaaaaatagatggagAAACACGGTCAAGGAGGATTCGTACATCCGAACCCAACTCATTTGGACTAAGGCGTTTTCATTGTTATTATATTCCTTTCTTTGATGAAATCCTTGCTTTGCGTTCTTGTTTTAGCTTCATGATTAACTGCCTGGACCGTTACCAAAATTTCTAGTCTTTCTCAGTGGAGTTACTGTATGCTAAAATCCTCTTGAAATATCAGATTTTGTAATGTTTGATGTACTATTGTTTTGTGAAACTCTGCAGAAATGCATTTGGTCCGTCCTCAGGCACCATATGTTTCTCCGGATTACTGATCGCTGTGGTTCGTATGGTTCGTTCCATGGTTGATAATGCAAAACAAGAAGATTCTGGAATTGTGAACATTATTCTGCGATTTTGTGCCAATACCTTGCTGTCAGCGGTTGAGTTTGTGAATAAATTCACCATAACATTTGCAGCTATAACTGGTGAAGCATATTGCACTTCTGCTAAGATGACATATGAACTTCTAAAGCGCAATCTTCTCTCTCCAGTTTTTGTGGAGACTGTCTCCACTCGCATACTGGCTGGGATAATCTTTGTTCTCTCAACAATATATGCAATATTGGTGAGTCATTCTGGGtggtgatcaattttattttttcaaaagttcTTATCAGGTTCCTTGCTATTTTACAATCTATTGGGTACATTATTTAAATCATTAGCAAGTGCATTActtacgatacacccttgtggtggggcccttccccggacaccgcgcatagcggtcgctttagtgcaccgggctgccatTTAGCAAGTGCATTACTGTATTCATAAAGATTTGGAGTGAAGTAGTTTTAAATGATCATTAAGATTATCAAGATTTGGCCTCACCGTCCCTCTCCCCTTCCATATCAGTGAACGAGAGCTATCAATCTTATAAAAGCTCTGAATATAGTTGAACTAGTCACAAAAATCTCAAGAAGTGAAGAGACATatcttttatccttttttgtttcttttcagaATGTACTTTTGCAGTTATATTCCTTCCCTAATCTATATGGTTAAATACTTCCATTGTCTGCCTTAAAAAATACCTTTGATTATTTGCTTCCAGGTTTTTGTTGTGGTAAGAGCTGCCAGTCAACTTGGTATCGAGACGTACCTTATTGCTGCTCTGGCATGGCTGCTGCTGATGGTGGTTCTTGGTTTCTTCGTCTTTGTTTTGGATAATGTTATAGAAACAGTATATGTTTGCTATGCGATTGATAGAGACAGAGGAGAGGTATGTAAACAGGAggttcatgatgtttatgtgcaCCTTCCCATCAGTAGGAGTCATAGTTCCGCCGCTTATGGTGCCAGAAGTCCCCTTCTTGTATAACCAACCCTTTGGTCAACTTCAATGTGTTGTATTCTGTCTGTAATTCTTTTTCTCCTTCTCGGTTTCCCTTTGTGATTGCCAGATTTGCCTGTTAGGCAAGTTGTGCATTGAGGTAAATTTATTCTGTATAACGGTGTTTTTCCAATAAAGATGAAAATATCTGTTGACTCTGCCAAGATTTCTATAGTTGGGGAATAAGTATTCTTGAGAGCTTACATTACTGAATGAGTTGTTTGTTAGTTCTTATTTGTGAAAAGAACCTTCTGTGATTTTTCTCTTGTAAATAAATATAGACAAGGACAGCTAGTGTCTGCTTAACTACATATGCTAGAAACAATTATAACTTCAATGTGAGGTCCATGGGGGTAAAGACACTTTGTAGATTTGAGGTCCTCTTTATGATCTGTGAATTATGATGCTGATAGTCTTGTTTCGGCATCCTATGTTGCAAAATCTTTGGGGACAAATATTGGCAGATGGTTGTTGTATGATCCCAAAGGATAAAGAGATAGGAAGTGAAGTTTGAAGTGCAATCGTTGTCGCGGCCAGATTGCAAAaactacaaagaagaaaaagCTTTAAGGGTGACATTGCAGATTGTGTATATCATGCAATCACACATGTGGTAGATTTTAGCTATTATCATGCAATCATACATGTATCAATTATGCTATACGGTGTCATGCTGTATCATTGTTTGATTGTTCGATATGTTTACTTGTTTGTACTCATTTATCATGTCTATAAGGGGCCAAGTTATGCTATACCGATACGGTGTCATGTTGTATCATTGTTTGATTATTCGATATGTTTACTTGTTTGGACTCGTTTATCGCGTCTACAAGGGGACCAAGTTAGGGATTGTGTTAATCTCATTTTTCTTCAATAATCTAAAAATCTCTGAGGGACAGCTAATCCATAATGCATGGCTTGAAACTTTGTGGATAACAGGACGTTCTTCTCTACCCTTCTGCTCAATTAAACATTAGGCTTTTTAGTTCAGTGCAAAGCTTGAACTCGTGACGTGTGCCTAACTTGCAGGTGTGAATTGTGATGGTGACAGTTGTGTCAACATTCTAACATTTTTGGTACAAATTTTGTTGGATAGTTGTTGTATGATCTCAAAGGATGAAAGGAAGTCAAGTA contains:
- the LOC107840550 gene encoding peptidyl-prolyl cis-trans isomerase CYP21-1, with protein sequence MGRAISVLLQPRWLLIFLGVLAVTFIASYIFQKEHEEVDEVYEITHRVFLDVDIDKQRVGRIVIGLYGQVVPKTVENFRALCTGEMGKTADGVSLHYKGKPFHRIIPGFMIQGGDIVSGNGRGNISIYGGPFPDENLKIKHSHAGVVSMVNSGRNSNGCQFFIPTVKASWLDGEHVVFGKVIEGMDTVYAIEGGAGTYSGKPRKKVIIADSGEIPKNKWDEDSQSSTS
- the LOC107840551 gene encoding CTL-like protein DDB_G0288717; translation: METSEDPNKLASTLLDPTTTQPLLSKSYPVDDSITPHRYPGQSSLDPDDQTQFLQISYNFGPRPFKDLPCLILFALLVLATFGFGIFASVHRNPHHSQVSSFTYNFTSSSCNLGSSSLSESESDFFALYSFDSSFLKSLIWTLVVTFILSIPFVLFVLFLLKRYTKQIVYASLPFFVIVPVFLDIYWFVACTVSSKCSEDFPLAYRILVLVFVLLLIGLLVWIFIANWHRIELTVKIIGVASFSLSRNLGLFGVLPALTLALLAYYAPIVVFLVFARFNGEVVPKEKNGEYYCVWKQDSWVPAYYTFAILTMLWSATAMIEAHVYVISGTIAQWYFSKDESGPKRSMRSALRNAFGPSSGTICFSGLLIAVVRMVRSMVDNAKQEDSGIVNIILRFCANTLLSAVEFVNKFTITFAAITGEAYCTSAKMTYELLKRNLLSPVFVETVSTRILAGIIFVLSTIYAILVFVVVRAASQLGIETYLIAALAWLLLMVVLGFFVFVLDNVIETVYVCYAIDRDRGEVCKQEVHDVYVHLPISRSHSSAAYGARSPLLV